The following nucleotide sequence is from Anthonomus grandis grandis unplaced genomic scaffold, icAntGran1.3 ctg00001109.1, whole genome shotgun sequence.
AAGTGTTCAAAGTTATTTTAGAAGATGACCTACCTATGCATCATTTTATAAGCATACAGAGCATACGCTAGttgatttaaaatcaaattaaagtgAACCTTAACATTGATAATTTTGGATGTATCAAAAGCTGACATTttgaaaatacactttttatgcTAAACCTTAGACtattaatatatcaaaaactaaatatatctcacttttttttcaattgctCCTCAACGTCTCGACCCAATGGAGCCGCTCCACAAAATACATCTTTAAGACTACTTAAATCATATTGGTCTACAAGAGGTGAGTTGATAAAGAATAGAGCCAAAGGTGGAGCAATTCCTATGGAGTCAATCTTATAATCTTGGATTGACCTAAGGTAAACTTCGCCATCAAATTGCCTCATGCAGATAACGGTGTGTCCATTTAGCAGGCTACTAAAGGTGACATGCATACCATAACCGTGGAAGAAAGGCATTATTCCGAGAAGGAACTTGCTATTGGTGTTTTGGTACCGTGGGTCCCTAAAAGTATAAATCaaccaaattaatttaaaagagaCAGCATTAGAACATTGTTATCTTACCTACTATGAGTTAATCTAAGACAAAGTGCCAAATGCGATATAGCTACACCCTTAGGAAGACCAGTAGTGCCAGAGGAGCACATTATCAAAGCCACCATCTTGTTGACATCACCTAACGTGGGACTAAATGTTCTTGGATCTACATTAACTCCttgcaaggtatttttggaaaattcatCAATAGTTTCGTACTCATTGGAAGCTGGAGTTTCATCTGATCTACTCTAAAAAGTAAACAATTAGGAAAGAAGAAATCTGTTTTcgatttattaaatgttattttataaatcttACCAGTAAAATGATTCTTTCAATAAATCCCAACttctttttcaatataataaaattatcaagaGTGTCTTCGGAACAAAATATTACTTTGGGATAACTAATTTTTAAGACGTATTCTAGCTCATACTCTGTATACAAATGATTTAGTGGAGCCATAATGGTGCCATTAAAATAACTGgcaaaaactggaataaaaaattccaGACAATTCTCGCTGGATATTGAAAAGACGTTGTGTTGCCCTTCATAACCGTGTCGTCTGAGTGCTTCAGCCAGGTCTACTGATTTTTGTAAGAGTTCCCTGTACAGGATCTGTTTTTGAGTAAATCCGTCTATCTAAGAGCAgacatttaataatatatgtttttaataaaaaagttataataaaaagttaccAAAGCTACTGCTTCCGCGGGAAcatttaaaagttcattttgAATGAGCTTTCCAACGGGTAACTTAACCAGAGGTATTTCCGACTTCAGTCCATGAATTACGAAATTATCATCTTCCTGaatatttgccatttttttttaaggaaaaggctaaaaaataataatgcttaattaagaaaattaaaataatagtgaTTTTACAAAAAGCGTATCTGTTACGAATAGTGTATTcgtaaaaaaaagcttaaaaaataaagcttccCCTcaaggtaataataataataataataataataataataataataataataataataataatgtagtTTTCAGTTTACAAATTACAAGAGAAAGAGAGAGCGAGAGAGAAGGAGAgagattaattaaaataaaacagaagatAAGTAAGATCAGATAGAAATGAGATAGCAAGGTGAGATAATGTGTAAATTAATGCTCTTCaac
It contains:
- the LOC126750031 gene encoding luciferin 4-monooxygenase-like, with product MANIQEDDNFVIHGLKSEIPLVKLPVGKLIQNELLNVPAEAVALIDGFTQKQILYRELLQKSVDLAEALRRHGYEGQHNVFSISSENCLEFFIPVFASYFNGTIMAPLNHLYTEYELEYVLKISYPKVIFCSEDTLDNFIILKKKLGFIERIILLSRSDETPASNEYETIDEFSKNTLQGVNVDPRTFSPTLGDVNKMVALIMCSSGTTGLPKGVAISHLALCLRLTHSRDPRYQNTNSKFLLGIMPFFHGYGMHVTFSSLLNGHTVICMRQFDGEVYLRSIQDYKIDSIGIAPPLALFFINSPLVDQYDLSSLKDVFCGAAPLGRDVEEQLKKKLNIKSMRQGYGLTEMTLAVTVVTYGDSRPGSSGKVISFLSGKVRDPETGRSLGPNQVGELCWKGPYQMLYYYNNPEATKETFTSDGWLKSGDLGYYDQQGYFYIIDRLKELIKYKGYQVAPAELEALLLNHPKISDAGVVGLPDELVGERPVAFVVKRDADLTEDDVKKYVSDNLSPQKRLSGGVIFVDFIPKSQAGIKILRRELRNMLKEYKSSNFESKL